Sequence from the uncultured Flavobacterium sp. genome:
AATAGATCCAGGTTTTGACCCTGAACTTGCTGCAGCTTACAACCTTGAAGTTGTAAAAGCAAAATTAAGCGCTGTAAAAGCCTTAAATCTAAACCAGGAAATCGAAGATATCTTGATCACATTATCAAATCAAATCCATATTATCGACATTTCTCCTAACAAAAAATTCATGATTTATCTTGCGGCAGATTCTACTAAAGCAAATTTAGGAATGACGAGAGCCATTTTAAGAAAACACAAATTAGACTTAGAAAAAAACCTAGCATAATAAACTTCGTTTTTATTAATTAGAACTGTTCAGATTATGAGCAGTTCTAATTAAAATATACCCTTCCAACCTCAATCTTCCTGCTTTTCGATCTTCTTACAAAAACAAACAGTCTATATTTTGGCTTATTTGTAATAATTATAGATAATTTCTTTCAAAACAAAAACACCCAATCTTTAAACAGTTTCGCAAAACATTAAACAAAAAAAACGCCCCTAAAAGGAGCGCTTATTTGTATTTAGAAGTAGATTATCGTTGCAAGTTTTTAGCTTCGATACTCATTGTAGCATGAGGAACGATTTTAAGCCTTTCTTTGCCAATTAATTTACCTGTTACTTTGCAAATACCATACGTTTTGTTTTCAACACGGAATAGAGCGTTTTTTAGGTCGCGTATAAACTTTTCTTGTCTAATTGCTAACTGAGAGTTTGCTTCTTTAGACATTGTTTCGCTTCCTTCTTCAAATGCTTTGAAAGTTGGAGAAGTATCATCTGTTCCGTTATTCAAATCGTTCATGTAAGCACTTTTTATTAAATCCAGATCGGCTTGTGCTTTTTGTATTTTAACTTGAATTATTTCTTTGAACTCTGCTAAGTCAGCATCAGAGTATCTTGTAATTTCATCTATCATGGTATTTATATTATTTTGAAATTAATATCAATGTTTTAATATCATCAAACTCAATTTCTGTGCCGTTTTCTAAAGCGTCCACAAAAACCAAATCATCTGTTAATGTCTCAGACTTAACATAGTCTTCATTTTTCAGAATTGCATCTTCTAAGATACCGCTTCTCATTATTTGAATTTTTATCTTATCAGTAACTTCAAATCCAGAATCCTTACGGATATTTTGAATCCTGTTTACCAATTCTCTTGCGATACCTTCGTTTTTCAATTCTTCAGAGATTGTAATATCAAGCGCAACCGTAATTCCGTTTGAATTTGCAACCAACCAACCTTCAATATCCTGCGATGTTATTTCGACGTCTTCTAGTGATAAAGTTACATTATTTCCAGCAATAACAATATCTAACGTGCCTTGCTTGTCTAACTGATTAATCTGATCTGCCGAAAAAGATTGTATTTCTTTGGAAATCAGACCCATATCTTTACCAAAACGTGGTCCCAGCGCTTTAAAATTAGGTTTAATTTGTTTTACTAAAATACCAGAATCATCGTCTAAAAGTATAATTTCTTTAACGTTTACTTCGGCTTTTACAAGGTCAGAAATAGCTAAAATTTCAGCTCTCTGATTCTCGTCAAGTACTGGAATCATTACCTTTTGCAAAGGTTGACGCACTTTAATCATTTCCTTTTTACGAAGCGATAAAACCAAAGAGGAGATGGTTTGCGCTTTCTGCATTTTGCTCTCTAACGTTTTATTAACAAAGTTTTCGACAAATTTTGGAAACTCAGCCAAGTGAACACTGCTATATTGCTCAGATTCTGTCGAACTTGTCAAATCTCGGTACAATTTGTCCATGAAAAAAGGAGCGATCGGAGCGCTTAATTTACTGATCGTTAACAGACAAGTATAAAGCGTTTGATAAGCTGCAATTTTATCGTGAGCATATTCACCTTTCCAGAAACGACGACGACATAAACGAACGTACCAGTTACTTAAGTTTTCCTGAACGAAGTCAGAAATAGCTCTCGCCGCTTTTGTTGGTTCGTAATCTTCGTAGCATTCGTCAACAAATTTTATTAAAGAATGTAATTCAGATATGATCCATTGATCGATTTCCGGTCTTTCGTTTAACGGAATTTCCGCTTCAGCGTATTTAAACCCATCAATGTTCGCATATAACGAAAAGAATGAATAGGTATTATATAAAGTTCCGAAGAATTTACGACGAACCTCAGCAATTCCTTCAAGGTCAAACTTCAAGTTATCCCAAGGATTTGCATTCATAATCATATACCAACGTGTGGCATCCGGACCAAATTCTGCAATGGTTTTAAAAGGATCAATCGTGTTCCCTTTACTTTTAGACATTTTTATTCCGTCTTTATCTAAAACTAAACCATTAGAAACTACATTTTTATAAGCTACTTTATCAAAAACCAAAGTTCCGATTGCGTGCAAGGTATAAAACCATCCACGAGTCTGATCGACACCTTCAGCGATAAAGTTCGCCGGAAAATCTTTATTCTCGTCAATTTTATCTTTGTTTTCAAAAGGATAATGCCATTGTGCATAAGGCATTGCTCCAGAATCGAACCAAACATCAATTAAATCACTTTCGCGTTTCATTGGTTGTCCAGAAGCCGAAACTAAAGTAATTTGATCTACTACATTTTTATGTAAGTCGATTAAATCATAATTTGATTCAGCCATATTTCCGATTTCAAAACCTTTAAACGGATTTTCTTTTTGAAAACCTGCTTCGATAGATTTTTCGATCGCATTGTACAATTCTTCTACAGAACCAATAAGAACTTCTTCTTTTTTGTCTTCAGTTCTCCAAATTGGCAACGGAATACCCCAATATCTAGAACGAGATAAGTTCCAGTCGTTAGCATTTTTAAGCCAATTTCCAAAACGTCCTTCACCAGTAGACTTAGGCTTCCAATTGATAGTTTCGTTCAGGTCGAACATTCTATCTTTTACATCGGTTACTTTTATGAACCAAGAGTCTAGTGGATAATATAATAACGGCTCATCAGTTCTCCAACTGTGTGGATAACTATGTACGTATTTTTCAACCTTAAAGGCTTTATTTTCTTCTTTTAATCGAATAGCAATTTCAACATCAACAGAACGCTCTGGCGCCTGTCCTGCATCATAATACTCGTTTTTCACGTATTTACCAGCCAATTCACCTAAATGTGAAGTGAATTTTCCTTGTAAATCTACTAATGGAACTGGTGTTCCGCTTTCGTCAAGAACCAACATTGGCGGCACTTCCGGCTTAGCTTCTTTTGCAACTTTAGCATCATCAGCACCAAAAGTTGGAGCAGTATGTACAACTCCGGTTCCGTCTTCTGTAGTAACGAAATCTCCGGCAATTACTCTAAATGCGTTCTCAGCATTTTCGTAAGGTAATACATATGGTAATAATTGCTCGTAACGAATCTCTACTAAGTCAGCTCCTTTAAACTCAGCAAGAATTTCATACGGAATAGTAGCGACTTTCCCATCATAAGTCCCAACAGGAAATCCTTTCCCATCACTACTAGCCGCTGCAAATGGAGCAAATTTTTTCCCTAATTGCTTTTCGACTAATTTTTTAGCAAGAATAACATTTACCGGTTCAAAAGTATATTGATTGAATGTTTTTATTAAAACATAATCGATTTTTGGTCCAACTGTCAAAGCTGTATTCGACGGCAATGTCCAAGGAGT
This genomic interval carries:
- a CDS encoding TraR/DksA C4-type zinc finger protein, with the protein product MIDEITRYSDADLAEFKEIIQVKIQKAQADLDLIKSAYMNDLNNGTDDTSPTFKAFEEGSETMSKEANSQLAIRQEKFIRDLKNALFRVENKTYGICKVTGKLIGKERLKIVPHATMSIEAKNLQR
- the ileS gene encoding isoleucine--tRNA ligase gives rise to the protein MSTKFTEYKGLDLPTVASEVLDFWKKENIFEKSVTTREGAEPFVFFEGPPSANGLPGIHHVMARAIKDIFCRYKTQKGFQVKRKAGWDTHGLPVELGTEKELGITKEDIGKTISIEEYNEACKKTVMRYTDVWNDLTEKMGYWVDMEDPYVTYKPKYMESVWWLLKQIYDKGLLYKGYTIQPYSPKAGTGLSSHEVNQPGAYRDVTDTTIVAQFKTLPETLPSFLQGFGDIHILAWTTTPWTLPSNTALTVGPKIDYVLIKTFNQYTFEPVNVILAKKLVEKQLGKKFAPFAAASSDGKGFPVGTYDGKVATIPYEILAEFKGADLVEIRYEQLLPYVLPYENAENAFRVIAGDFVTTEDGTGVVHTAPTFGADDAKVAKEAKPEVPPMLVLDESGTPVPLVDLQGKFTSHLGELAGKYVKNEYYDAGQAPERSVDVEIAIRLKEENKAFKVEKYVHSYPHSWRTDEPLLYYPLDSWFIKVTDVKDRMFDLNETINWKPKSTGEGRFGNWLKNANDWNLSRSRYWGIPLPIWRTEDKKEEVLIGSVEELYNAIEKSIEAGFQKENPFKGFEIGNMAESNYDLIDLHKNVVDQITLVSASGQPMKRESDLIDVWFDSGAMPYAQWHYPFENKDKIDENKDFPANFIAEGVDQTRGWFYTLHAIGTLVFDKVAYKNVVSNGLVLDKDGIKMSKSKGNTIDPFKTIAEFGPDATRWYMIMNANPWDNLKFDLEGIAEVRRKFFGTLYNTYSFFSLYANIDGFKYAEAEIPLNERPEIDQWIISELHSLIKFVDECYEDYEPTKAARAISDFVQENLSNWYVRLCRRRFWKGEYAHDKIAAYQTLYTCLLTISKLSAPIAPFFMDKLYRDLTSSTESEQYSSVHLAEFPKFVENFVNKTLESKMQKAQTISSLVLSLRKKEMIKVRQPLQKVMIPVLDENQRAEILAISDLVKAEVNVKEIILLDDDSGILVKQIKPNFKALGPRFGKDMGLISKEIQSFSADQINQLDKQGTLDIVIAGNNVTLSLEDVEITSQDIEGWLVANSNGITVALDITISEELKNEGIARELVNRIQNIRKDSGFEVTDKIKIQIMRSGILEDAILKNEDYVKSETLTDDLVFVDALENGTEIEFDDIKTLILISK